The following proteins are encoded in a genomic region of Sulfurovum indicum:
- the mutY gene encoding A/G-specific adenine glycosylase: MTDREISAAQLKIKEWYARYGRDNLPWRMTDDPYHIYLSEVMLQQTQVKTVLERYYFPFLKKFPTLKALGDAPLDEVLKMWEGLGYYNRARNLHKTAQTLIGQAQGAAPTLPTEIDELIKLPGIGKNTAHAVAAFAFKQPVPVMEANVKRILCRLFLLKSPNDKHLWEYAYRLVDKNNPFDYNQAMMDIGATICLPKKPECGECPLEEICNGKKDPEHYPVKKSRKVPVREQNIQLHIYDDKLSLTQRTGKFLHRLWGFESVEMPQCATRHIGMVTHTYTHFKLVCNVFAYYETEPEQEHYFSVSEIKKLAISKVDEKIIKLYLHTISGE, translated from the coding sequence ATGACAGACAGGGAGATCAGTGCAGCACAACTGAAGATAAAAGAGTGGTATGCCCGTTACGGAAGAGATAACCTGCCCTGGCGTATGACCGATGATCCCTACCACATCTACCTCAGTGAAGTAATGCTGCAGCAGACACAGGTCAAAACTGTACTGGAGCGCTACTATTTTCCTTTTCTGAAAAAGTTCCCTACGCTCAAAGCACTTGGAGATGCACCGCTTGATGAGGTACTCAAAATGTGGGAAGGGCTGGGTTACTACAACCGTGCCAGGAACCTGCACAAAACTGCTCAAACACTCATTGGGCAGGCACAAGGCGCTGCCCCTACGTTACCCACAGAAATAGATGAGCTTATCAAACTGCCCGGCATCGGTAAAAATACAGCTCATGCCGTAGCAGCCTTTGCCTTCAAACAGCCTGTTCCCGTTATGGAGGCAAATGTCAAACGCATTCTGTGCCGTCTCTTCCTGCTAAAATCCCCAAACGATAAACACCTATGGGAATATGCCTACAGACTGGTAGACAAAAACAATCCTTTCGATTACAATCAGGCAATGATGGATATCGGTGCGACCATCTGTCTTCCTAAAAAGCCTGAATGCGGAGAGTGCCCTCTGGAAGAGATATGCAATGGCAAAAAAGATCCTGAGCACTACCCTGTAAAAAAAAGCCGAAAAGTACCTGTAAGAGAACAGAATATCCAGCTTCATATCTATGATGACAAACTTTCACTTACCCAGCGTACAGGGAAGTTTCTTCATAGACTATGGGGATTTGAAAGTGTTGAAATGCCCCAGTGTGCAACCAGACACATCGGGATGGTCACCCATACCTATACCCACTTCAAGCTGGTTTGCAATGTCTTTGCCTACTACGAAACAGAGCCTGAACAGGAACACTATTTTTCGGTCAGTGAGATCAAAAAACTGGCGATCTCAAAAGTAGATGAAAAAATTATAAAATTGTATTTACATACCATTTCAGGTGAATAG
- the folE gene encoding GTP cyclohydrolase I FolE — protein sequence MNKEEEFEQAITKVLELLGEDPRREGLLKTPSRVAKALQFLTEGYHQDPREILNQALFSTSNDEMVLVRDIEFYSMCEHHMLPIIGRCHVAYIPDGKVVGLSKIPRIVNVYARRLQIQEQMTEQIADAILETIKPKGVAVVVHARHMCMEMRGVQKINSTTVSSALRGLFKSDERTRNEFYNLINTPAPSNF from the coding sequence ATGAATAAAGAAGAAGAATTTGAACAAGCCATTACAAAAGTATTGGAACTGCTGGGAGAAGATCCCAGGCGAGAAGGCTTGCTTAAGACACCCAGCCGTGTAGCCAAAGCATTGCAGTTTTTGACAGAAGGGTACCATCAGGACCCCAGAGAAATCCTCAACCAGGCACTCTTTTCCACCAGCAATGACGAGATGGTACTTGTACGTGATATCGAGTTCTACTCTATGTGTGAACACCATATGCTGCCAATTATCGGAAGATGCCACGTAGCCTATATCCCTGACGGCAAAGTGGTTGGACTCAGTAAAATACCTCGTATTGTCAATGTCTATGCCCGCCGTCTGCAGATACAGGAGCAGATGACCGAGCAGATCGCCGATGCCATTTTGGAGACCATCAAACCCAAAGGGGTCGCGGTGGTTGTGCATGCACGCCATATGTGTATGGAGATGAGAGGGGTACAGAAGATCAACTCCACTACTGTCTCTTCGGCACTGCGCGGACTTTTTAAAAGTGATGAACGAACCCGTAACGAGTTCTACAACCTTATCAACACACCCGCACCTTCAAACTTTTAG